The Argentina anserina chromosome 3, drPotAnse1.1, whole genome shotgun sequence genome includes a region encoding these proteins:
- the LOC126789544 gene encoding agamous-like MADS-box protein AGL29 yields MGTGKKKIDIKPIANYQSRMVSFTRRRNGLFRRAKFVEEKFKKTISIVVISETGQPYHYGSPTLLERYYASTTTAASSSRATSSSTTTAGPGSSTTIGVLEELKDWVNSEVEACNTSKEAAESLKRKLSEIEKRVDNKLFESDLQFLN; encoded by the coding sequence ATGGGTACTGGAAAGAAGAAAATTGACATAAAGCCGATCGCCAACTACCAGTCTCGCATGGTGTCCTTCACCAGGAGACGAAATGGTCTCTTTAGAAGAGCCAAGTTCGTCGAAGAAAAGTTTAAAAAGACAATTTCAATTGTTGTGATCTCTGAGACCGGTCAACCTTATCATTATGGCTCTCCTACCTTGCTTGAGCGATATTATGCCTCCACCACCACGGCTGCCTCTTCCTCCAGAGCTACTAGCTCATCTACAACCACAGCTGGACCTGGCTCTTCCACCACTATAGGTGTTTTAGAAGAACTTAAGGACTGGGTGAACTCCGAAGTTGAGGCATGTAACACTTCGAAAGAAGCAGCAGAGAGTTTGAAAAGGAAATTGTCGGAGATTGAAAAGAGGGTGGACAATAAACTTTTCGAAAGTGATCTTCAATTCCTTAATTAG